A portion of the Pedobacter cryoconitis genome contains these proteins:
- a CDS encoding RecQ family ATP-dependent DNA helicase → MNETEVLKQYWGFNSFRPLQQDIIQAVLEGKDVMALLPTGGGKSLCFQVPALVKEGICIVVSPLIALMKDQVENLKAKGINAVAIYAGMGKREIDILLDNCIYGPVKFLYLSPERLLSDLVRTRISYMNVNLIAIDEAHCISQWGYDFRPSYMQITALREIHPEVPFIALTATATAFVREDIVDKLALRDPHIFVQSFARKNLSYVVFGLEDKHKKLIDIVTNVKGSGLVYVRNRRETSEIALFLNRNQIAADFYHAGIEKDERSKKQEAWKQNKIRVMVATNAFGMGIDKPDVRFVVHLDLPESLEAYYQEAGRGGRDGKRAYAVLLANAADQLALKAKYTDSFPSVEEIKKTYHYLGTYFQLAYGAGAGINFSFDLADFCKRFKLGVIKTMGALKFLEHDGYITLSENIFLPSRVLFTAGNEDVYRFQIENSGYDPLIKTILRSYGGMFDHYANISESDIAAKLKISFNSVVRQLSNLQEQGLISYLPQTDQPQMQFVVARVDLLHLDTDVKYIELRKKIQSEQIRAVLAYADTFVCRSIQLLSYFDEPNADQCGVCDVCLAQKRNEDLAELEDKIDFEIATLVQTEPQTLDALINQIRTGTDQDKLNRIRELLDAGKIKTDGKNYYL, encoded by the coding sequence ATGAACGAAACAGAAGTATTAAAACAATATTGGGGATTTAATTCATTCAGACCCTTACAGCAGGATATCATCCAGGCCGTATTGGAGGGGAAGGATGTGATGGCACTTTTACCAACGGGAGGTGGGAAATCTTTATGCTTCCAGGTTCCTGCACTGGTCAAAGAGGGAATTTGTATCGTGGTTTCTCCGCTTATCGCTTTGATGAAAGATCAAGTAGAGAATTTAAAAGCAAAAGGGATCAATGCCGTAGCTATTTACGCTGGAATGGGTAAAAGAGAAATAGATATTTTGCTTGATAACTGTATTTACGGCCCTGTTAAATTTCTTTACTTGTCACCGGAACGTTTATTGTCCGATTTGGTGAGAACCAGGATTTCTTATATGAATGTTAACCTGATTGCGATAGATGAAGCGCATTGTATTTCGCAATGGGGTTATGATTTCAGGCCATCTTATATGCAAATCACCGCATTGAGAGAAATCCATCCGGAAGTCCCTTTTATCGCATTAACGGCAACTGCTACAGCTTTTGTAAGGGAAGATATCGTAGATAAGCTGGCCCTGAGAGATCCGCATATTTTTGTGCAGAGCTTTGCCCGTAAAAACCTGAGTTATGTGGTTTTTGGCCTGGAAGATAAGCACAAAAAACTGATTGATATTGTGACAAACGTAAAAGGTAGTGGGCTTGTTTATGTCCGTAACAGACGTGAAACTTCAGAAATTGCTCTTTTTTTAAATAGAAATCAGATTGCTGCTGATTTTTATCATGCAGGAATAGAAAAAGATGAACGTTCCAAAAAACAGGAGGCGTGGAAGCAGAATAAGATCAGGGTTATGGTCGCGACCAATGCTTTTGGGATGGGGATAGATAAACCTGATGTTCGTTTTGTAGTTCATCTGGATCTCCCTGAAAGTCTGGAGGCTTATTATCAGGAAGCTGGACGTGGGGGCAGAGATGGGAAAAGGGCTTATGCTGTTTTGTTGGCTAATGCAGCTGATCAATTGGCATTGAAAGCGAAATACACGGATAGTTTTCCATCTGTAGAAGAAATCAAGAAGACCTATCATTATTTAGGAACCTATTTTCAACTTGCTTATGGAGCAGGAGCGGGCATTAACTTTAGTTTTGATCTGGCTGATTTCTGTAAGCGTTTTAAGCTGGGTGTAATCAAAACTATGGGTGCTTTAAAGTTTTTGGAACATGATGGTTATATTACCCTTTCGGAAAACATATTCCTGCCTTCCCGTGTATTATTTACTGCGGGCAATGAAGATGTTTATCGTTTTCAAATTGAGAATTCGGGCTACGATCCACTGATTAAAACGATATTAAGATCTTATGGCGGAATGTTTGACCATTATGCTAATATTAGTGAAAGCGATATAGCAGCAAAATTGAAGATTTCTTTTAACAGTGTGGTGCGGCAGCTCAGTAATTTGCAGGAGCAGGGCTTGATTTCTTATCTTCCGCAAACAGATCAGCCTCAAATGCAGTTTGTAGTCGCGAGAGTAGATTTGCTGCACTTGGATACGGATGTGAAATATATAGAATTGAGAAAAAAGATCCAGTCTGAACAGATCCGTGCTGTATTGGCTTATGCGGATACATTTGTTTGCAGAAGTATCCAGTTATTATCTTATTTTGATGAGCCGAATGCTGATCAGTGCGGGGTATGCGATGTTTGTTTAGCGCAGAAAAGGAATGAAGACCTTGCAGAACTGGAGGATAAGATAGATTTTGAAATTGCAACGCTGGTTCAAACGGAGCCCCAAACACTTGATGCGCTGATTAATCAGATCAGAACGGGTACCGATCAGGACAAGCTAAACCGCATTCGCGAGCTATTGGATGCAGGTAAAATTAAAACAGACGGCAAAAACTATTACCTTTGA
- a CDS encoding (Fe-S)-binding protein, protein MKVELFIPCFVDQLYPETAFSTVKLLEKAGCEVSYNPGQTCCGQPAYNAGYWEEAKETGTKFLNDFSGANYIVAPSASCVGMVKNGFNDLFTNSNVHNKCRTLQGNIFELSDFLINVLKKDYFGAELEGKAVYHDSCSGLRECKIKEEPRLLLEKVHGLEMMEMKDTDMCCGFGGTFAVKFDAISSAMAEQKVNHALDQDADYIISTDLSCLMHLQGYIDKNKLAIKTMHLADVLANGWLEY, encoded by the coding sequence ATGAAAGTAGAATTATTTATCCCCTGTTTTGTCGATCAGTTATATCCTGAAACAGCTTTTAGTACTGTTAAACTTTTAGAAAAAGCAGGTTGCGAGGTGAGTTACAATCCCGGACAAACTTGCTGTGGGCAGCCAGCTTACAATGCTGGTTATTGGGAAGAAGCAAAAGAGACTGGTACAAAGTTTTTGAACGACTTTTCGGGTGCTAATTATATTGTAGCTCCTTCTGCTTCTTGTGTTGGAATGGTGAAAAATGGGTTTAATGATCTTTTTACCAATTCTAATGTCCATAATAAATGCAGGACACTGCAAGGGAATATTTTTGAACTTTCTGATTTCTTGATCAACGTACTTAAAAAGGATTATTTCGGTGCAGAATTGGAGGGTAAGGCTGTTTACCATGATTCATGCAGCGGTTTAAGAGAGTGTAAGATTAAAGAAGAACCTCGTTTACTGCTGGAAAAAGTTCATGGACTGGAAATGATGGAAATGAAAGATACTGACATGTGCTGCGGTTTTGGTGGTACCTTTGCGGTTAAGTTTGATGCCATTTCTTCTGCCATGGCAGAGCAGAAAGTAAACCATGCCCTTGATCAGGATGCAGATTATATTATTTCGACAGATTTATCTTGTCTGATGCATTTGCAGGGATATATCGATAAAAACAAACTTGCTATCAAAACCATGCATCTTGCAGACGTTCTGGCGAACGGATGGCTTGAATATTAG
- a CDS encoding head GIN domain-containing protein, which translates to MMKKLFLFSLALPLLFTACKTKCVEDSGLHSSKEFTVKPYNEIVVNGPIKLLMRQDSSFKVNIQADSNVIGLIKAEVNKNGLVIELDPKKYCGKDSIIVSAGIGELKTLEAKGASHIYTSSRINVNDLDIKSSGATTLNLELNAGKLTTTTDGEAHINLIGQAGVHQVKSKGVIQMNAFDFITGIYNLDVEGVGKLNINVLNELKAKTSGATTIYYKGNPKKVDENKSGVAKLEKVN; encoded by the coding sequence ATGATGAAGAAATTATTCCTATTTAGCTTAGCGCTGCCGTTACTTTTTACAGCATGTAAAACTAAATGTGTAGAAGATTCAGGTCTGCACTCCAGTAAAGAATTTACAGTGAAGCCTTACAATGAAATTGTAGTAAACGGGCCTATTAAATTACTGATGCGCCAGGATAGCAGTTTTAAAGTGAATATACAGGCAGATTCTAATGTGATCGGACTGATTAAAGCTGAAGTGAATAAAAATGGACTGGTTATTGAACTTGATCCGAAGAAATATTGCGGAAAGGACTCTATTATTGTGAGTGCCGGGATCGGAGAGCTTAAAACGCTTGAAGCAAAAGGGGCAAGCCATATTTATACTTCATCCCGGATCAATGTAAATGATCTGGATATTAAATCATCAGGTGCAACAACGCTCAACCTGGAGTTGAATGCTGGTAAGCTGACTACCACTACAGATGGTGAAGCGCATATTAACCTGATCGGACAGGCAGGTGTACACCAGGTAAAGAGTAAAGGAGTAATACAGATGAACGCATTTGATTTTATTACAGGTATTTACAACCTTGATGTTGAAGGAGTAGGTAAGCTGAATATCAATGTACTGAATGAGCTTAAGGCGAAAACTTCAGGCGCTACGACGATCTATTATAAAGGGAATCCTAAAAAAGTAGATGAAAATAAATCTGGCGTCGCTAAACTGGAAAAAGTAAACTAG
- a CDS encoding NAD(P)/FAD-dependent oxidoreductase, whose product MEADAIIIGAGACGLMCAVQAGYLGKKVIILEKGSKAGAKILISGGGRCNYTNRFATDEQFISGNKHFSKSAFTQWTVADTISFFETYGINGKEKTLGQLFPEDKNAKDIVDVFTTLCSDFGQEIKCNADVTDIIQNDGSYSVSYQQSGKTYTLNTPKLVIATGGLPIPKMGATDFALRFARKNGLKIIDTAPALVPLTITGKEEDWYAQLSGNSVFCEVSNDKISFEENILFTHWGLSGPAVLQISSYWQPGEIININLLPHEDITALLEEERKYNGKTLLSTLLNRYYAKKFTDALHKYLPVDKQVASLTKTELELIHQTIHLFKVKPAGDKGYDKAEVMRGGIDTNELSSKTLECKKMPGLYFGGECVDVTGWLGGYNFQWAWACGFVIAQGI is encoded by the coding sequence ATGGAGGCTGATGCTATAATAATTGGGGCGGGTGCATGCGGATTGATGTGCGCAGTACAAGCTGGATACCTTGGTAAGAAGGTGATTATATTGGAAAAAGGGAGTAAGGCGGGAGCCAAAATATTAATCTCCGGAGGCGGTAGATGCAACTATACCAATAGGTTCGCTACTGACGAACAATTCATTTCGGGAAATAAGCATTTTAGTAAATCTGCCTTTACACAGTGGACAGTCGCAGATACAATCAGCTTTTTTGAAACTTATGGAATCAATGGTAAGGAAAAAACATTGGGACAATTATTTCCGGAGGATAAGAATGCAAAGGATATTGTAGACGTATTTACAACGTTATGTTCAGACTTTGGGCAAGAGATCAAATGCAATGCTGATGTAACTGATATTATACAAAACGACGGTTCTTATAGCGTCAGTTATCAGCAATCTGGTAAAACATATACTTTGAATACGCCGAAACTGGTCATTGCTACTGGTGGGTTACCGATCCCAAAAATGGGTGCAACAGATTTTGCACTGCGTTTTGCACGTAAAAACGGCTTAAAGATTATAGATACTGCGCCAGCGTTAGTTCCGTTGACGATTACCGGAAAAGAGGAAGACTGGTATGCACAACTTTCTGGAAATTCAGTTTTTTGTGAAGTCAGTAATGATAAAATCTCATTTGAGGAGAATATCTTATTTACCCACTGGGGATTAAGTGGGCCAGCTGTGTTGCAGATATCTTCTTATTGGCAGCCTGGTGAAATTATCAATATCAACCTGTTGCCACATGAAGATATTACTGCATTGCTTGAAGAAGAAAGAAAATATAATGGAAAGACATTATTGTCTACCTTACTGAACAGATATTATGCAAAGAAGTTCACCGATGCGCTGCATAAATACCTGCCTGTTGACAAGCAGGTGGCTTCTTTGACGAAAACTGAATTAGAATTAATCCATCAAACCATTCATTTGTTTAAAGTGAAGCCAGCGGGTGATAAAGGCTATGATAAGGCCGAGGTTATGCGCGGCGGAATTGATACCAACGAGTTATCTTCTAAAACCCTTGAGTGTAAAAAAATGCCAGGTTTGTATTTTGGCGGGGAATGTGTAGATGTTACCGGCTGGCTTGGTGGATATAATTTTCAATGGGCATGGGCTTGCGGCTTTGTGATTGCACAGGGGATATAG
- a CDS encoding thioredoxin family protein: MSTKRIIKFEKDDCSPCNMVSEYLDRKGIVYETINPFNEPELAMQFRVRSVPTVILLEQEQELSRVIGFKPDELSVLVAV; encoded by the coding sequence ATGAGTACAAAAAGAATAATCAAATTCGAAAAAGACGATTGCAGTCCATGCAATATGGTTTCAGAATATCTTGATAGAAAAGGTATTGTCTATGAGACTATCAATCCTTTCAATGAGCCAGAGCTGGCAATGCAGTTCCGGGTACGTTCGGTACCTACAGTAATTTTATTAGAACAAGAGCAGGAGCTATCCCGCGTTATAGGTTTTAAGCCGGATGAACTGTCTGTGCTGGTAGCAGTATAA